The following proteins are co-located in the Streptomyces bottropensis ATCC 25435 genome:
- a CDS encoding glutamyl-tRNA reductase: protein MSLLVVGLSHRSAPVSVLERAALSLDAQIKLLQDTVAAEPATEAALLATCNRIELYADVDKFHAGVAELSTLLARHSGVGLDEITPYLYVHYEDRAVHHLFSVACGLDSMVVGEGQILGQIKDALARAQELHTAGRLLNDLFQQSLRVGKRAHSETGIDRAGQSLVTFGLEQFTAGADVESWAQGKRAVVIGAGSMSSLAAATLARAGVGEIVIANRTRDRAERLAQILTEQGETDVLARAVPMESVPAELTRADVAVSCTGATGLVLTAEMVAAAVEGRVPEGVPVGPESRPDTRTGIRPALAPTSLGSDDDCPLDLPAVQGGGFSVHGEAAVAGMDAATLEQHAAWVDNATVDRRASRRTPEREAPRTPAADAELIAALVAAVAVTGRITELRRPEAVVEVPRPAPVLALLDLAMPRDIDAAAHRLAGVRLVDIESLAEVSADAPMAADVDLVRRIVSDEVAAFGAAQRAAHITPTVVALRAMAADVVASEIARLEGRLPGLDDKHRGEITQTVRRVVDKLLHAPTVRVKQLAAEPGGAGYADALRTLFDLDQETVTAVSRAEDSDQRRADDRFVGANAENRGRS, encoded by the coding sequence ATGAGTCTCCTGGTCGTCGGACTGAGCCACCGCAGCGCTCCGGTGAGCGTGCTGGAGCGGGCGGCGCTGTCCCTGGACGCGCAGATCAAGTTGCTTCAGGACACGGTCGCCGCTGAGCCGGCCACCGAGGCCGCGCTCCTCGCCACCTGCAACCGCATCGAGCTGTACGCGGACGTGGACAAGTTCCACGCGGGCGTCGCCGAGCTGTCCACGCTGCTCGCGCGGCACAGCGGCGTCGGGCTCGACGAGATCACGCCGTATCTGTACGTGCACTACGAGGACCGAGCCGTCCACCATCTGTTCTCCGTGGCCTGCGGGCTCGACTCGATGGTCGTCGGCGAGGGACAGATCCTCGGGCAGATCAAGGACGCGCTGGCCCGCGCCCAGGAGCTGCACACCGCCGGACGGCTGCTGAACGACCTGTTCCAGCAGAGCCTCAGGGTCGGCAAGCGGGCGCACTCCGAGACCGGTATCGACCGGGCCGGACAGTCGCTGGTGACCTTCGGTCTGGAGCAGTTCACCGCGGGTGCGGACGTCGAGAGCTGGGCCCAGGGCAAGCGGGCCGTGGTGATCGGCGCGGGTTCCATGTCCTCGCTGGCCGCCGCGACCCTCGCGCGCGCCGGCGTGGGCGAGATCGTGATCGCCAACCGGACCCGTGACCGGGCCGAACGGCTCGCACAGATCCTCACCGAACAGGGCGAAACGGACGTGCTGGCCCGCGCGGTACCGATGGAATCGGTGCCGGCCGAGCTGACACGTGCCGACGTCGCGGTCTCCTGTACGGGCGCCACGGGCCTGGTCCTCACCGCCGAGATGGTCGCGGCGGCCGTCGAGGGCCGGGTGCCCGAGGGCGTTCCCGTCGGGCCGGAGAGCCGCCCCGACACCCGCACCGGCATACGTCCGGCCCTGGCTCCGACCTCCCTCGGCAGCGACGACGACTGCCCGCTCGACCTGCCCGCCGTCCAGGGCGGCGGCTTCTCCGTGCACGGGGAGGCCGCGGTCGCCGGGATGGACGCGGCGACCCTGGAACAACACGCGGCCTGGGTGGACAACGCGACCGTGGACCGGCGCGCGAGCCGCCGTACGCCGGAGCGCGAGGCCCCACGTACGCCCGCCGCCGACGCCGAGCTGATCGCCGCGCTCGTCGCGGCCGTCGCCGTCACCGGGCGGATCACCGAGCTGCGGCGCCCCGAGGCTGTCGTCGAGGTGCCCCGGCCCGCGCCCGTGCTGGCGCTGCTGGACCTGGCGATGCCCCGCGACATCGACGCGGCCGCGCACCGGCTGGCCGGCGTACGGCTGGTCGACATCGAGTCGCTCGCCGAGGTCTCCGCCGACGCGCCGATGGCCGCCGACGTCGACCTGGTGCGGAGGATCGTTTCGGACGAGGTGGCCGCCTTCGGCGCCGCTCAGCGGGCCGCGCACATCACACCGACCGTCGTGGCGCTGCGCGCCATGGCCGCCGATGTCGTCGCGAGCGAGATCGCCCGCCTGGAGGGCCGGCTGCCCGGCCTCGACGACAAGCACCGGGGCGAGATCACCCAGACCGTGCGGCGCGTGGTGGACAAGCTGCTGCACGCGCCGACCGTACGGGTCAAGCAGCTCGCGGCCGAACCCGGCGGCGCCGGGTACGCGGACGCGCTGCGGACCCTGTTCGACCTGGACCAGGAGACGGTCACCGCCGTGTCCCGGGCCGAGGACAGCGACCAGCGCAGAGCCGACGACAGATTCGTCGGAGCGAACGCCGAGAACCGAGGGCGATCATGA
- the hemC gene encoding hydroxymethylbilane synthase, giving the protein MSEPHNRALRLGTRRSKLAMAQSGQVADAVRRLTGRPVDLVEITTYGDVSREQLAQIGGTGVFVTALREALLRGEVDFAVHSLKDLPTTYPDELALAAVPVRADARDVLVARDGLTFERLPEGARVGTGSSRRMAQLNAYARSHGLTIETVPIRGNVDTRIGYVRQGELDAVVLAAAGLTRIGRIDEATDFLPVDTVLPAPGQGALAIECAAADAELIAALAGLDDPDTRAAVTAERSLLAALEAGCSAPVGAFADLLADGQTVKEMRLRGVVGTTDGSTLVQLSTTGPVPETYDQAMALGRELAAEMLAKGAAGLMGERAH; this is encoded by the coding sequence ATGAGTGAGCCGCACAACAGGGCCCTGAGGCTCGGGACCAGGCGAAGCAAACTCGCCATGGCCCAGTCCGGGCAGGTGGCGGACGCGGTCCGCCGGCTGACCGGGCGGCCCGTCGACCTCGTGGAGATCACGACGTACGGCGACGTCTCCCGCGAGCAGCTGGCGCAGATCGGAGGCACGGGCGTCTTCGTCACCGCGCTGCGCGAGGCGCTGCTGCGCGGCGAGGTCGACTTCGCCGTGCACTCCCTCAAGGACCTGCCGACCACGTACCCGGACGAGCTGGCCCTGGCCGCCGTGCCGGTGCGCGCGGACGCGCGGGACGTCCTGGTGGCCCGGGACGGACTGACCTTCGAGCGGCTGCCCGAGGGCGCCCGGGTCGGTACCGGCTCCTCGCGCCGGATGGCCCAGCTGAACGCGTACGCGCGCAGCCACGGGCTCACGATCGAGACGGTGCCCATCCGCGGGAACGTCGACACGCGGATCGGATACGTACGGCAGGGCGAGCTGGACGCCGTCGTCCTGGCCGCCGCCGGACTGACCCGGATCGGACGGATCGACGAAGCGACCGACTTCCTCCCGGTCGACACTGTTTTGCCCGCCCCCGGCCAGGGGGCACTGGCGATCGAATGCGCCGCAGCCGATGCGGAGCTGATCGCCGCGCTCGCCGGACTCGACGACCCGGACACCCGGGCCGCCGTGACCGCCGAGCGGTCCCTGCTCGCCGCCCTGGAGGCCGGTTGCAGCGCACCTGTGGGTGCGTTCGCCGACCTTCTGGCCGACGGGCAGACTGTCAAGGAGATGCGCCTGCGCGGCGTCGTCGGCACGACCGACGGCTCGACGCTGGTGCAGCTGTCCACCACCGGTCCCGTGCCCGAGACGTACGACCAAGCAATGGCGCTCGGCCGTGAACTCGCCGCCGAGATGCTCGCTAAGGGCGCGGCCGGTCTGATGGGGGAGCGAGCACATTGA
- a CDS encoding uroporphyrinogen-III synthase gives MSPTTLPAGPDHGHVTFLGAGPGDPGLLTLRAVEALANADVLIAEHDVLDVVRTHARAGVALLDTDSSPPSALAAASSASSAATSADTFSGTGTPQLTVVDGTSTTVGAPAVRDAAHLVMEAARGGRRVVRAVSGDPGLDTYATEEMLACAAAGVPFEVVPGVAAAVGVPAYAGVPLRDAQGADVRFVDARTASDRCWAEVGASDGTVVVSATLETVAAAAGELVAAGRKPDTPMTVTVAGTTTRQRTWTATLGTIAQTLKQAKVLPSPEGGRPVIVVVGERSSAAQRDQLSWFENKPLFGWRVLVPRTKEQAASLSDQLRSYGAVPHEVPTIAVEPPRTPQQMERAVKGLVTGRYEWIVFTSVNAVKAVREKFEEYGLDARAFAGIKVAAVGEQTARALIAFGVKPDLVPSGEQSAAGLLEDWPPYDPVFDPIDRVFLPRADIATETLVAGLIELGWEVDDVTAYRTVRASPPPAETREAIKGGGFDAVLFTSSSTVRNLVGIAGKPHNVTVIACIGPATAKTAEEHGLRVDVMAPEPSVHKLAEALADFGLRRRAAAVEAGDPVTRPSERRPGARRRRTTT, from the coding sequence TTGAGCCCCACCACCCTTCCCGCCGGTCCGGACCACGGTCACGTCACCTTCCTCGGTGCCGGACCCGGGGATCCGGGACTGCTGACACTGCGCGCCGTCGAGGCCCTGGCGAACGCGGACGTTCTCATCGCCGAGCACGATGTGCTCGACGTGGTGCGTACGCACGCCCGCGCCGGCGTCGCCCTACTGGACACCGACTCGAGCCCGCCGTCGGCTCTTGCTGCGGCGTCCTCTGCCTCTTCCGCGGCTACTTCAGCGGATACGTTCTCGGGCACAGGCACGCCTCAGCTGACGGTTGTTGACGGCACGTCAACAACCGTTGGTGCACCCGCTGTGCGGGATGCGGCACATCTTGTCATGGAGGCCGCACGGGGCGGCAGGCGGGTCGTGCGTGCGGTGTCCGGGGACCCCGGACTCGACACGTACGCCACCGAGGAGATGCTGGCGTGCGCCGCCGCCGGTGTGCCGTTCGAGGTGGTGCCCGGCGTGGCCGCCGCCGTCGGCGTGCCCGCGTACGCCGGTGTGCCGCTGCGGGACGCGCAGGGCGCGGACGTGCGGTTCGTCGACGCGCGCACGGCCTCCGACCGGTGCTGGGCCGAGGTCGGGGCGTCGGACGGGACCGTGGTCGTCTCGGCGACGCTGGAGACCGTGGCCGCGGCCGCCGGTGAGCTGGTCGCGGCGGGCCGTAAGCCCGATACGCCGATGACCGTGACGGTCGCCGGTACGACGACCCGGCAGCGCACCTGGACCGCGACCCTCGGCACGATCGCGCAGACGCTGAAGCAGGCCAAGGTGCTGCCCTCCCCCGAGGGCGGCAGGCCGGTGATAGTGGTGGTCGGCGAGCGTTCCTCGGCGGCCCAGCGCGACCAGCTGTCGTGGTTCGAGAACAAGCCGCTCTTCGGATGGCGGGTCCTCGTGCCGCGGACGAAGGAGCAGGCCGCCTCGCTCTCCGACCAACTGCGCTCGTACGGGGCCGTACCCCACGAGGTGCCGACGATCGCGGTCGAGCCGCCGCGGACGCCGCAGCAGATGGAGCGGGCCGTGAAGGGGCTCGTGACGGGGCGCTACGAGTGGATCGTCTTCACCTCGGTGAACGCGGTCAAGGCGGTGCGGGAGAAGTTCGAGGAGTACGGGCTCGACGCGCGTGCCTTCGCCGGGATCAAGGTCGCGGCGGTGGGTGAGCAGACCGCCAGGGCGCTGATCGCGTTCGGTGTGAAGCCGGATCTGGTGCCGAGCGGTGAGCAGTCCGCCGCCGGGCTGCTGGAGGACTGGCCGCCGTACGACCCGGTCTTCGACCCGATCGACCGGGTGTTCCTGCCGAGGGCCGACATCGCCACGGAGACGCTGGTCGCCGGGCTGATCGAGCTGGGCTGGGAGGTCGACGACGTCACCGCGTACCGGACCGTGCGGGCCTCGCCGCCGCCGGCCGAGACGCGGGAGGCGATCAAGGGCGGCGGCTTCGACGCCGTGCTGTTCACGTCCTCCTCCACCGTGCGCAACCTGGTGGGGATCGCCGGGAAGCCGCACAACGTGACGGTGATCGCCTGTATCGGGCCCGCCACGGCCAAGACGGCCGAGGAGCACGGGCTGCGGGTGGACGTGATGGCTCCCGAGCCGTCCGTTCACAAGCTGGCGGAGGCGCTGGCGGACTTCGGGCTGCGCCGGCGGGCCGCGGCGGTCGAGGCGGGGGATCCCGTGACCCGGCCGAGCGAGCGGCGGCCGGGCGCGCGGCGCCGGAGGACGACGACGTAA
- a CDS encoding glutaredoxin family protein, with protein sequence MADMSAMFRRTPKNSGERLVTLIGKPGCHLCDDAEAVVGKVCGELGVPWEKKDITEDAELHRQYWEQIPVVLVDGAQHTFWRVNEERLRKALAPR encoded by the coding sequence ATGGCCGACATGAGTGCCATGTTCCGGCGGACGCCGAAGAATTCCGGTGAGCGTCTCGTCACACTGATCGGAAAACCCGGTTGTCATCTGTGCGACGACGCGGAGGCGGTGGTCGGGAAGGTCTGCGGTGAGCTGGGCGTTCCCTGGGAGAAGAAAGACATCACCGAGGATGCGGAACTGCACCGCCAGTACTGGGAGCAGATTCCGGTCGTGCTCGTGGACGGCGCTCAGCACACCTTCTGGCGGGTGAACGAGGAGCGCCTTCGCAAAGCCCTCGCACCAAGGTGA
- a CDS encoding redox-sensing transcriptional repressor Rex, with amino-acid sequence MATGRTHRPATRSRGIPEATVARLPLYLRALTALSERSVPTVSSEELAAAAGVNSAKLRKDFSYLGSYGTRGVGYDVEYLVYQISRELGLTQDWPVVIVGIGNLGAALANYGGFASRGFRVAALIDADPTMAGKPVAGIAVQHTDELEKIIDDNGVSIGVIATPAGAAQQVCDRLVAAGITSILNFAPTVLSVPDGVDVRKVDLSIELQILAFHEQRKAGEEAAAEAAAVAQVPRESGKGPDGDVPAVMPA; translated from the coding sequence GTGGCAACTGGCCGAACTCACCGACCGGCGACCCGTAGCCGAGGGATTCCCGAGGCCACCGTCGCCAGACTTCCGCTGTACCTCCGTGCCCTGACCGCGCTCTCCGAGCGTTCGGTACCCACCGTTTCATCCGAGGAACTCGCGGCCGCCGCCGGGGTCAACTCCGCGAAGCTGCGCAAGGACTTCTCGTACCTCGGTTCCTATGGGACGCGGGGTGTGGGGTACGACGTCGAGTATCTCGTCTACCAGATCTCGCGTGAGCTGGGGCTGACCCAGGACTGGCCGGTCGTGATCGTCGGTATCGGTAATCTCGGTGCCGCGCTGGCCAATTACGGTGGGTTCGCCTCCCGCGGCTTTCGGGTGGCCGCGTTGATAGACGCCGATCCGACGATGGCGGGAAAGCCGGTCGCGGGTATCGCGGTGCAGCACACGGACGAGCTGGAAAAGATCATCGACGACAACGGCGTGTCGATCGGCGTGATCGCCACGCCCGCCGGCGCCGCCCAGCAGGTGTGCGACCGGCTGGTCGCCGCCGGGATCACGTCGATCCTCAACTTCGCGCCCACCGTCCTCTCCGTGCCGGACGGCGTCGACGTCCGCAAGGTGGACCTCTCCATCGAGCTGCAGATCCTCGCGTTCCACGAGCAGCGCAAGGCCGGCGAGGAGGCGGCGGCCGAGGCCGCCGCCGTGGCGCAGGTTCCCCGGGAGTCCGGGAAAGGGCCCGACGGGGATGTCCCCGCCGTGATGCCGGCATGA